The following nucleotide sequence is from Diospyros lotus cultivar Yz01 chromosome 3, ASM1463336v1, whole genome shotgun sequence.
cctAGCTAGCTCCTTGATGATCTACTACTTAATTTCTGCCCGTTAATTCCACCATTATTTATAATCAAATTCTTATCCCCTCATATACGTACGTACCCTCTGGTTTTCTAGTTTCTAAATTTCTTCATTAATTTACACATTCTTTGTCTTGTCAAATTAAAGGTCCccaattttattacaaaattcttaACTAATTAGGGCctgaattaattattattattgtttccACCCACTAATCCTACCTAGCTAAGGCAAGTAAGtctgttttaattttcttttatatttttattaagaaagGGTATATATAGATGAATTTTTAAGggatttcatttcattaataattaataacaaaagACCACAGATATATACTTGAtctaaaagaaaacattttaaatttacGAGCTAAAACTTAAGATACCAAATTCAATAAAACTTATATACAACCTGTGCCACTAAGCTACACTAAGCTACGTAGTACCATCAATCTCGATCGGTGGTATAGTAGGGCTACAGTTTCATCGATCGGTATCTATCAGTTACACCTAGCTACACCATTAATTTAATGCAATATCGTCGATGTGCCTTGTTGTTGAGGGTGCAGGAAGGCATTGCAGTGGGGAGAAGCTTCTCCATGTTCAAGAACTACCACATCGACGGCAATAGAGAGATGATAGCCTTCGGGATGATGAACATTGCCGGCTCATGCACTTCCTGTTACCTCACCACTggtaattaatatattaatcattaattaatttactcatACCTATTAATCCATATATGCATacatctctatctctctgtAACATATATAATCATGCACGATGTTTCAGGGATCTTCTCCCGATCAGCCGTGAACTACAACGCGGGGTGCAAAACAGCAGTGTCGAACATTGTGATGGCGGTGGCCGTGATGATAACGCTGCTCTTCCTAATGCCACTGTTCCACTACACTCCGCTGGTCGTATTATCTTCCATCATCGTCTCCGCCATGCTCGGCCTTCTTGACTACGACGCAGCCATCCATCTGTGGCGGGTCGACAAGTTTGACTTCCTCGTCTGCATCGGTGCATACGCCGGCGTCGTCTTCGGCAACATCGAAGTCGGCTTACTTATGGCTGTGGGGTTGTCTTTGCTCAGGGTAGTGATGTTCGTGGCCCGGCCGAGGATGAGGGTCCTGGGAAACATCCCGGGTTCTATGATCTACCGAAGCCTTGATCAATACCCAAATGCAAACAGTGTTCCGGGGCTTCTCATGCTTCGGATTGATGCTCCCATTTACTTTGCCAATTCAAGCTACCTCAGGGAaaggttaattaattaattagcagaaattaagaaatatatatacatatatgtattatgttataaattGTAAGCTGacctttaattatattaaatatttttttgacttgCTTGTAATTTTGCAGGATATCGAGATGGatagatgaggaagaagacaaGGTGAAATCCTCAGCTGGAGGAACCAGTTTGCAGTTTGTCATATTTGATATGGGTGGtgagtctatatatatatatatatatatatactcagaCGCTTCTATATATATCCCAAAtggaatgaattaatttaaaattaaatgcttaattatttcaattacaaaacgtaataaaaatatatctgtggttaataattatttgcagGTGTGGGTAACATGGATACAAGTGGAATTAGCATGTTGGAGGAGGTCAACAAGCGTATGGAGAGAAGGGACCTAAAGGTGGTCCAAATTAAACTgtacaattttttgttttttctatttgttattaaaataaaataaaataaaaagtagtagtacgtaattaattaataatcataaaatatatatatatatatatatatatacaattgcAGCTGGTGCTGGCGAATCCAGGAGGGGAGGTGATGAAGAAGCTGAACAAATCGAAATTGATGCAAGTATTAGGGCAAGAATGGATCCATCTTAGTGTGGAAGAAGCTGTTGCAGCATGCATCCTCCTGCTCCACACTTGCAAGCCTAAACCTACTCCTCATTCGTCTCTTGCATTTGCGGCTGCAGCTGAGGCTGAGGCTGATGATAATATTGTCTAATTGGTCAGTCCAGGAGTATATATAGAATTATTATATAGTCAAAccaatatcaaaaaatatattggTATGCAAAAGGAGTTGATAGAGTTGGCTTTGATCATGAGTGTTGTGTTTGAAGATTGAACGACTAATTAGTAGCACAGTTACTTCAATATTGGAACAAGATCCAGGATATATCTTCTTTGgcttttaacttttcttttaatttgattaattaatgttattattatttgaagtAGATCGAGTAGTGCACAATTAATTGGGtttggtataaatatttatacttCCATACCAAACCATCTTTagtaatcaaatcaaatcatataattatgatttgttttcGTTTAAACCATAATGcacatattttactttttttttttgctaagttaaaaattttacttttcaCTGCAGGTTTTTTAAGCCATACAAAATATGGTTAGTATATTccatacaaaatatttaaacaaaaaaatatgagCAACTTACCATTGAagtattttagataaattatgcTTGGCACCGGCCCCTGTGATTTGGTATAAATACATGAAATAcccaacaaaaaagaaaacaaatgttATATGAGGTTAGGTTATCCAAGTTGGGTTTACTTCACATAGCTAGGGTACCCTGAAGTTTACAGAATAACACAAATTTCTTAAGAAATATTTGATCAATGGgagattaatataatttttaaaatgtgggGAGACACTCTGTAATTTAGTAAAGTTTCATATGTGTCAGTGTAATTTTCTCGAAACACTTTTTggtaaatgatatatttttcaaGCAACACCTATGCAATATCACAATTTAcgaattgattttaattttcataagatAGACTGAAAACCCAAATCATTGATCACGAaccatatttttgaaaatttacaaGCCAcatcatattaaaaaaattaaactgaactaaaccaaattaaataattattaatttaacttaaaaaaatattattagtatatCATTGTGTATATCTTGAGCTACACAATGATGTTAAAGTGTCTAAAATATCTCTAACTAAAGATGATGAGATGCAGTGAGATAcgatgaatatttttattatttatatatattatataatttaaaatatacataaataatatactcAGTCCCAAAGTTAATCATACTAAGACAACAacaacttttattatttttctttttgtgggCAGCCCAAACGGATACTTAGAACTGGAGTTGGACTTGATAGCCCACAGGCCCAGCCCAGTCCCTCCTTCAGTTTCTTTGCattttctctccatttttcTCAGAACCTCTCTACGGTGTCAAAAACATTTTCCTTCCTTTGTCCTTCGTATAATTGGTCCACCGAACAGACAGCTGACGATCGTGGGATTGCCCACACTATGCCTCCTCtcatcaagaaaaaaaagaaatcgatGCGCGAATCGAAGAAGTTAAAGAAGAGGACAAAGCTAACTGTAGTTCGGCCGGATTGTAAAGCCACCGACTCCGATTGGTGGGACAGTTTCCGGCACAACAACTCTCCGACCTCAGGTCTTCCTTTTCTCTCAATCTTTCCgtatttttactaatttttttcaCGGTATAAGAAGGTTGAGAATCAGTTGGAATTTAACTGAATATATGCCGGTATTTTCAGTTCTAGTGTGTGATTCTTAGTGGTTCTCTTTCTGGTGAGTTTGATTTGCGCAAATACTGGTAATGCAAGTgctaattttagttttagcaTAGATTCGTAACTAATAATCGTAATTTCTATTACGGCAGTGAATTTGATTTAGAAGCTTCACAGTAGAAGTTGAGATCAAGAAACACTCTGATTTTACTGCTGAGAAACCCTAATGCAGATTCCTTATTATGATTACAAGATACCCTTATTTCTGAAGAACTGACggtttgcattttatttttcctgCAAGGTTATCCTCCTGAAATTTGACTAAATTGGAACGACAAcccttattttttgaaaattacaatgACCTCCCCTCCGTTAGACGGAGATTAAGAAATAAGGCTGATTTAACTATGTTACCTCTagtatttaaattcaaaataagaaaaattcttgCCCAAAAtacctcttttctttctttaatttgaaCAGTAGTTGTCTAACGGCCCCGCTGCGGGACCTCAGGGGTGTTGGCTGTACTTTCTAAAAAATGAGAGATAATCCCTATATTAATATCGAACCGCAGGGGGAGTATGGTGTATGTAGATGCCAGGCCAAAATCATGATTGTCTTTTTTCCATGTCTTCATCTCGTAGTAAGTACTACTTTGATTTCTCCCTGAATCTCCATTTCAGTTTGTGTGGTATGCCTTTCCTCCTGAGTGCTTCATTAATTTGTGCACAGAATCagaatgtataattttttttttttttttttactagagTTAACTCATACTTGCAGGGTCGACAATACCTTCTGACGAGGAAGAAGGATTCAAATATTTCTTTCGGGTATCAATGAAAACATTTGATTACATATGCTCGCTTGTCAGAGAGGATCTTGTTTCAAGACCGCCTTCTGGTCTCATAAACATCGAGGGAAGGCTTCTTAGTGTTGAGAAACAGGTTGCAATTGCCTTGAGAAGGTTGGCATCTGGAGAATCCCAAGTTTCAGTGGGAGCTTCTTTTGGAGTTGGGCAGTCCACAGTGTCTCAGGTAACTTGGCGATTCATTGAAGCACTGGAAGAACGTGCCAAGCACCACCTCAGGTGGCCCGATTCAAATAGGATGGAGGAAATCAAGGCAAAATTTGAGGCATCTTTTGGATTGCCCAATTGTTGTGGAGCCATAGATGCAACCCACGTTGTCATGACCCTTCCAGCAGTTGAAACTTCAGATGATTGGTGTGACCAGGAGAATAACTACAGCATGTTTTTACAGGGGATTGTCGATGATGAATTAAGATTTCTTGATATTGTCACAGGTTGGCCTGGGGGTATGCCAATTTATAGGTTATTGAAGTGTTCGGGATTCTACAAACTCTGTGATGGTGGTCATCGCTTGAATGGAGATGCAAGAACAAATGCTGAAGGAGCAAGGATCAGAGAATTTATTGTGGGTGGAGCTGGTTACTCTCTTCTTCCATGGCTGATAACACCTTATGAAAGTGATGAAATCTCAGCTG
It contains:
- the LOC127798433 gene encoding protein ANTAGONIST OF LIKE HETEROCHROMATIN PROTEIN 1 isoform X2, which gives rise to MPGQNHDCLFSMSSSRRSTIPSDEEEGFKYFFRVSMKTFDYICSLVREDLVSRPPSGLINIEGRLLSVEKQVAIALRRLASGESQVSVGASFGVGQSTVSQVTWRFIEALEERAKHHLRWPDSNRMEEIKAKFEASFGLPNCCGAIDATHVVMTLPAVETSDDWCDQENNYSMFLQGIVDDELRFLDIVTGWPGGMPIYRLLKCSGFYKLCDGGHRLNGDARTNAEGARIREFIVGGAGYSLLPWLITPYESDEISAAASDFNMAHEAARALAVKAFSQLKGSWRILNKVMWRPDKQKLPSIILVCCLLHNIIVDNGDNLRPDVALSGYHDLGYLQQCCKHTDPLGRTMRDNLAKHLQLTKQKVLPNYLMSAQLQS
- the LOC127798433 gene encoding protein ANTAGONIST OF LIKE HETEROCHROMATIN PROTEIN 1 isoform X1 is translated as MPPLIKKKKKSMRESKKLKKRTKLTVVRPDCKATDSDWWDSFRHNNSPTSGSTIPSDEEEGFKYFFRVSMKTFDYICSLVREDLVSRPPSGLINIEGRLLSVEKQVAIALRRLASGESQVSVGASFGVGQSTVSQVTWRFIEALEERAKHHLRWPDSNRMEEIKAKFEASFGLPNCCGAIDATHVVMTLPAVETSDDWCDQENNYSMFLQGIVDDELRFLDIVTGWPGGMPIYRLLKCSGFYKLCDGGHRLNGDARTNAEGARIREFIVGGAGYSLLPWLITPYESDEISAAASDFNMAHEAARALAVKAFSQLKGSWRILNKVMWRPDKQKLPSIILVCCLLHNIIVDNGDNLRPDVALSGYHDLGYLQQCCKHTDPLGRTMRDNLAKHLQLTKQKVLPNYLMSAQLQS